The Heliorestis convoluta genome includes the window ATAATTATCAATGTTGTGCAAGTTTTTTTCAACACTTTTTCATTACCATTAAAAAAGGATTCGTTTAGATTGAAATAGAAAGAATATAATTACAAAAAGTTTCTCAACGATCCCGATAGGTAAAAGGAGGTAAGGCGATTATGTTGATTACCAATACAGAGACCATTGCGGGTCGCGAAATTGTAGAATCACTAGGGCTGGTTAAAGGTAACAGCATTCGAGCCCGGCATATTGGTAGCGATATTGTCTCAGGGTTGCGTCAACTTGTAGGCGGCGAAATGAAAGAGTATGGAAAAATGCTACAAGAAGCGCGAAGCCTGGCTATGGATGCTATGATTGAGGAAGCGGAAAAACTTGGCGCTGATGCTGTTGTTAACGTACGTTTTTCTACTTCTTCCATTATGCAAGGCGCCGCTGAAGTACTTGTCTTCGGTACCGCTGTAAAGCTCGGCAAGTAAGCAAGTACGTCAAAAAAGCACTCCTCCTATGTCAGTGGGAAGAGTGCTTTGCTTTATTCTTTTTCTTTACTTTTCTAACACGAAAATAGTTACCTTGTGGTGGGGTCAGGCGTTATGACTTCCTTCCGAACGGACTCATCCCACGCCATGAGCGGCAGCAAGCTGCCGATGGCTGAGGTCTGAAGTCCTCTCTCCAGGAAGTCATAACGCCTGACCCAGATACATCTTGCTAGTTGTGACTGACTTTTGGCCTATTGCAAATGCAAATACAATAGGCAATTGCGTATACATCGCAGAAAGTTGCACAATGCAATGTCAACGGAAAGTAACAATCAGTAAAAAGCCCTCTGGGCCTGGGCATCACGC containing:
- a CDS encoding YbjQ family protein: MLITNTETIAGREIVESLGLVKGNSIRARHIGSDIVSGLRQLVGGEMKEYGKMLQEARSLAMDAMIEEAEKLGADAVVNVRFSTSSIMQGAAEVLVFGTAVKLGK